The stretch of DNA GAACTGATCCGTCCGCCCTGCGGTGCCTGAAATGAAAATAATAGAGATTTGAAGCCTTGGCGTCAGCCATGGCCTTGGCGATCTCCTCCGGGCTCAGAGTGTTAATCTCTGCGACGTTCATGTTACACATGGTCGCCCGGCTCCAACCGTAATACCTCTCAGCCGCAGGGTTTGCGTCCACAATACGGCCATTGATCGGATCGACCAGGAACATCACGGCGTGATTGTTTTCGAAAAGGTTCTTGGCGCTGCGCCGTGACTCCCGAAGACGCTTCTCCGTGGACAGCAGCCGGGTATGGGGCATGATGCAGCTTCGCAGAATAATGTCGGGCACGGGCCAAGGCACAACGCCTTGGGCAAGCCCCTCGCGCAGTAATTGTTGTCGAACCGGGTCGAGATTCATGGACTTGGACGCGAAAAGGCAGGCGCACTCCTGCTCCTGGGCCCTGTCCGATATTTTACTGCAGATTTGAAGCGCCTCCTCGCCGGAAATTTCAGAATCCAGAATGAGAATAGCCTCTTCTTTCAGACTGGAAAAAAATGAACGCGCTTCAAGAGAAAGAAGACGAATAACGTGGTAATCTGAGGCCTCAAGACTCAGAGCCATGTCTTGCATGGATCCCGACATGACTTCGACCAAAATGATCGTCTGTTTCTCAAGTCGGATATCGCTCATAGAGCACCCTTTGGCATTCCTTCGACAGCATTCAACTCCTGACACGACAAGCTTATGCCCTCACTCTGCGAAATGACCACCCGGTTGCGTCCAAGATCCTTGGCCCGGTACATGGCTTGATCTGCCCGTTCGATCACTGCAAAGGACGTGTCTCCATTACCACACAAGGCCCCACCAACAGAAACAGACACCCGCAATATCCCCGTCGGCAGATCGAGACCGCTTTGTTCCACGAGCATTCGAAGACGTTCAGCGACCGTGCGCATCTCTTCAACAGTAAGATTGGGCAGGATACAGAGGAACTCCTCTCCACCAAAGCGGCAGACTCGGTCTGTTGGACGCAATCCGTTTTGCAGCGAGCAGGCAACCAACCTGATAACCCTGTCTCCGACCGGATGTCCATGGATGTCGTTGACGCGCTTGAAATGATCGATATCGATAAAAAGCACGCCAAAGGTCTGTGCATGCTCGCGAAATGCGCCCATAAGTTCAGAAAGTCTTACTTCAGCGAATTTCCGGTTACCAATCCCTGTCAGTTCATCTTGATAAAGGCTGCGCTCCAACTCCTTAAGCTGACGGAACATGGCCTCTTGGCGTGAGGTATCGACGAAGATTTCTATGGCTCCGACAATTTCGCCAAATTCGTCCATCAAGGGCAAAGCCCGTACCTGCACCGAAACGCGATGGCCTGCCTTATGGTGAAGGTACACGTCGACAGTCCTGGTCTGGGCGTCAAGTGTTGTAGCATGCAGGGGACAGCCATTCTCACACAGCGGTTTTCCTTCAAGGCTGACATGGCGTAGGATATTGTCGGCGCAGCATCTTCCCAGAACCTCTTCGCGCCCATATCCCGTTATGCGTTCAGCGCATTTGTTCCAGAACACGATCCGTCTCTGGCGGTCGACCACATATACCCCGTCGAAAAACTGTTCCAGCAAACCCATGCATGGTATTGGAAGTCCGGCTTGTTTCACGCTTGGCCTTCCTGTTTGACATCTTTGGACGCCAAGTATTCCTTAATAAGCAGGTCGCAGTTCAAAATGTGGCCCACGAGCCAATCCTTAAGCATTTCCCGAAGGCGATCAAATTCCACCTTCTCTCCGATAAACACGGAATGCTGAAAATCCTTGACTCGTCTTTTAAGGATGTTGTGTTCTTCCATATGTTTGTTCAAATCAGGGTATTCAATTGATCGCATATATACTTCTTCATTGGTGAAATGGAAGACTGTATATTCTCGCAATTCGTGCAGAATTTTTGCGAAATCGTTCTTGTTTCTGCCTTCCTGCATTGCCCGCAAGAGGGAGTTGGCAATGCGGATAAGCTGCTTATGTTCCGCGTCAATTTCCGCATTTTCTATGGAAAGTGTATCGGACCAGACGATATTTGGCACGTGGCCTCCTAAATTTTCAAACTTCGTTAAATTGGACACATGCTGAAATAAGAATCAAACGGCATCCAGTTCTGAATTCACAACTTCTCTCCAACGCTCCAAGGTCTCCGTCCCCCCCACGATATCGAGGAACGGCCCTGCCGGAAGATGAGGCGCGTGCCCGCTCGACTGGACATATCGCTCATGCAACAGCACATCCACAACATGAAGAACTGCGGACAAGAGGGAGAGGGGCGGCCCGGGAATGTGACTATGATGCTGGGCAATAGCGATGACAACGCTTTCGGAAAAGCCCCAAAGTCCAAGTAGATAGGCGCCAACCTGTGCATGCGTCACACCCAGAATATCGGCCTCGACTTCGTACAAGGGCATGTTACGCGTCTGCGATTCTTTAAGGATATCAACATAGTCCTCAGGACAGCCTTCCGCCATCACGATCTTGCCCACATCGTGCAGCAGGCCAGCCAGAAAGGCGTCTTCCACCGCAGGCCCGGTCGGACACTCGACCTTCATCACCGCCCGACAACATCTGGCTGCGACAAGGCAGTGGCCCCAGAGTTGTTCTGTATTGAACCCCGGGTACATGTCCGGGTCCTGAGGCCTGAAGACTCCCTCGGAAAGGACGAGCCCTCTGACAAGATTCGCTCCCAGGATGTTCACGGCTTGAAGTGCTTCGTCCACACGTCGCGACAGACCGAAAAACGGAGTGTTGACCACCTTGAGAATGGCCGTGGTCAGGCTCATGTCACGGGACACGATTCTGGCCACGGACTGGTTCGAACAGTTTTCGCTCTGCAATTCCCGGGTCAGAGCCGTGTACACATGTGGCACGACAGGCAGGTGTTCCAGGCGGTGCACGATCTCACGCAAACGAGGATCCATGAGCAAAAAACGCAGTCGCGAGGCGGACTGGATCGTGGCCAGAAGACACTCCGGCGTGACGGGCTTGGTCAACAATTGATGGGCCGAAACAAGCAGGCTCGAAATGATCCTTGTCCCGCCGTCTGCGGTCATGAGGATGCGCAAGGTTAAAGGCCAGCGCTCCTGGACCAGGACCAGCAGTTCTGAACCTTCCATGTCGGGCAGGCTCGCGTCCGTGACAATGACATCACAGGACTGCCCGGACAAAGTCTGTTTGGCTTGAGCGGCCGATGACGCAGCAAAAAGGTCGATGGGCAGGCTCCTGGCCACGATGATACGCTTGAGGCTTTGATGGACGCGTCTGTCGTCGTCGACGAAAAGGACAGTGATGTTACCCATGATGTTCGCCATCCACTTTTCCGGTCAGGGGCAGGGTGATTATGAACGTCGTCCCCCGGGCGCTTTCTGTTTCAAAGCGAATCGTTCCGCCGTGATCCTTGACCACAACCCGATGGGCGATGAACAGGCCTTGGCCGGTCCCCTGGCCGACGGGCTTTGTGGTGAAGAATGGTTCGAAGAGATGCTCTCGGGCATGAAGCGGAATGCCTGTTCCGGTGT from Deltaproteobacteria bacterium HGW-Deltaproteobacteria-18 encodes:
- a CDS encoding sensor domain-containing diguanylate cyclase, which translates into the protein MKQAGLPIPCMGLLEQFFDGVYVVDRQRRIVFWNKCAERITGYGREEVLGRCCADNILRHVSLEGKPLCENGCPLHATTLDAQTRTVDVYLHHKAGHRVSVQVRALPLMDEFGEIVGAIEIFVDTSRQEAMFRQLKELERSLYQDELTGIGNRKFAEVRLSELMGAFREHAQTFGVLFIDIDHFKRVNDIHGHPVGDRVIRLVACSLQNGLRPTDRVCRFGGEEFLCILPNLTVEEMRTVAERLRMLVEQSGLDLPTGILRVSVSVGGALCGNGDTSFAVIERADQAMYRAKDLGRNRVVISQSEGISLSCQELNAVEGMPKGAL
- a CDS encoding hemerythrin, whose translation is MSNLTKFENLGGHVPNIVWSDTLSIENAEIDAEHKQLIRIANSLLRAMQEGRNKNDFAKILHELREYTVFHFTNEEVYMRSIEYPDLNKHMEEHNILKRRVKDFQHSVFIGEKVEFDRLREMLKDWLVGHILNCDLLIKEYLASKDVKQEGQA
- a CDS encoding two-component system response regulator; its protein translation is MANIMGNITVLFVDDDRRVHQSLKRIIVARSLPIDLFAASSAAQAKQTLSGQSCDVIVTDASLPDMEGSELLVLVQERWPLTLRILMTADGGTRIISSLLVSAHQLLTKPVTPECLLATIQSASRLRFLLMDPRLREIVHRLEHLPVVPHVYTALTRELQSENCSNQSVARIVSRDMSLTTAILKVVNTPFFGLSRRVDEALQAVNILGANLVRGLVLSEGVFRPQDPDMYPGFNTEQLWGHCLVAARCCRAVMKVECPTGPAVEDAFLAGLLHDVGKIVMAEGCPEDYVDILKESQTRNMPLYEVEADILGVTHAQVGAYLLGLWGFSESVVIAIAQHHSHIPGPPLSLLSAVLHVVDVLLHERYVQSSGHAPHLPAGPFLDIVGGTETLERWREVVNSELDAV